In Cololabis saira isolate AMF1-May2022 chromosome 1, fColSai1.1, whole genome shotgun sequence, the following proteins share a genomic window:
- the LOC133443849 gene encoding dynamin-2-like isoform X5, translating into MGNRGMEDLIPLINKLQDAFSSIGQSCNLDLPQIAVVGGQSAGKSSVLENFVGRDFLPRGSGIVTRRPLILQLVNNKAEYAEFLHCKGRKFVDFDEVRLEIEAETDRITGSNKGISPVPINLRVYSPNVLNLTLIDLPGMTKVAVGDQPQDIEHQIKDMLLQFITKESCLILAVTPANQDLANSDALKIAKDVDPPGLRTIGVITKLDLMDEGTDARDILENKLLPLRRGYIGVVNRSQKDIEGKKDIRVALAAERKFFLSHPGYRHLAERMGTPHLQKTLNQQLTNHIRETLPGLRSKLQGQLLSLEKEVEEYKNFRPDDPTRKTKALLQMVQQFGVDFEKCIEGSGDQVDTSNLSGGAKINRIFHERFPFELVKMEFDEKELRKEISYAIKNIHGVRTGLFTPDLAFEAIVKKQIIKLKEPCLKCIDLVIQELINTVRQCTNKLGSYPRLREETERIVTTYIRERDSKTKDQVLLLIDIELSYINTNHEDFIGFANAQQRTAANATKKRVMPNQVIRRGWLTINISIMKGGSKDYWFVLTAESLSWYKDEEEKEKKYMLPLDNLKLRDVEKGFMSSKHVFAIFNTEQRNVYKDLRQIELACDTQEDVDSWKASFLRAGVYPEKDQPENEDAMNSSDTVSMDPQLERQVETIRNLVDSYISIVNKSIRDLMPKTIMHLMINSAKDFIHSELLAYLYSAGDQGSLMEESAEQAQRRDEMLRMYHALKEALVIIGDISTTTISTPVPPPVDDNWIPKDPSPPPVSRPAASTAPPPSRPPTARGPTQGPAAPLNPTPAFGAPPVPSRPGPASAYAGDANSAAVPLVPSRPARVPPSLPPGIPRRPPQVPSRPNQW; encoded by the exons ATGGGGAACCGGGGGATGGAGGACCTAATTCCCCTCATCAACAAACTCCAGGACGCCTTCAGCTCCATCGGCCAGAGCTGCAACCTGGACCTGCCGCAGATCGCCGTGGTCGGCGGCCAGAGCGCCGGGAAGAGCTCCGTGCTGGAGAACTTCGTCGGGAG GGACTTTTTGCCCAGAGGTTCAGGCATCGTCACCCGTCGTCCTCTCATCCTCCAGCTGGTCAACAACAAAGCAG AGTATGCAGAGTTCCTGCACTGTAAAGGACGCAAGTTTGTGGACTTTGATGAAGTTCGTCTGGAGATTGAAGCAGAGACGGATCGCATCACTGGCTCCAACAAGGGCATCTCTCCCGTTCCTATCAACCTCCGTGTTTATTCACCTAATG TCCTTAACTTGACCTTGATCGACCTGCCGGGGATGACCAAAGTAGCCGTGGGCGACCAGCCCCAGGACATCGAGCATCAGATCAAAGACATGCTGCTGCAGTTCATCACCAAGGAGAGCTGCCTGATCCTGGCTGTCACCCCAGCCAACCAAGACCTGGCTAACTCAGACGCCCTCAAAATAGCCAAGGATGTGGACCCTCCGG gacTGCGAACGATTGGTGTGATCACAAAGTTGGACCTAATGGATGAAGGGACAGATGCACGAGACATCCTGGAAAACAAACTACTGCCCCTTCGCAGAG GTTACATCGGAGTGGTGAACCGCAGTCAAAAAGACATTGAAGGAAAGAAAGACATCCGTGTTGCTTTGGCTGCTGAAAGGAAGTTCTTCTTGTCCCATCCTGGGTACAGACACTTGGCAGAACGCATGGGTACACCACACCTGCAGAAGACCCTCAATCAG CAACTCACCAACCACATCCGGGAGACGTTGCCAGGGTTACGCAGCAAGCTGCAAGGCCAGCTGCTGTCACTGGAGAAGGAAGTGGAGGAGTACAAGAACTTCCGTCCAGACGACCCTACACGCAAGACCAAGGCCTTGCTTCA GATGGTTCAGCAGTTTGGCGTGGACTTTGAGAAGTGCATAGAGGGATCTGGAGACCAGGTGGACACCTCCAACCTGTCCGGTGGTGCAAAGATCAACCGCATCTTCCACGAGCGCTTTCCCTTTGAGCTGGTGAAG ATGGAGTTTGATGAGAAGGAGCTGCGAAAAGAAATAAGTTATGCCATCAAGAACATCCATGGCGTCAG GACAGGCCTGTTCACTCCAGACTTGGCATTTGAAGCCATAGTGAAAAAACAGATCATTAAGCTGAAAGAGCCCTGTCTGAAATGCATCGACCTGGTCATCCAGGAGCTCATCAACACAGTCAGACAGTGCACCAACAAG CTGGGCTCGTATCCTCGACTGAGAGAAGAGACGGAGAGAATTGTCACCACTTATATCAGAGAGAGGGACAGCAAGACAAAagaccag GTGCTGCTGTTGATTGACATTGAGCTCTCCTACATCAACACAAACCATGAGGACTTCATTGGATTTGCAAA TGCTCAGCAAAGGACTGCTGCCAATGCCACCAAGAAGAGAGTGATGCCCAATCAG GTCATCCGCAGAGGCTGGCTCACCATCAACATCAGCATCATGAAGGGGGGGTCCAAAGACTACTGGTTTGTCCTGACGGCCGAGTCTCTCTCCTGGTACAAGGATGAGGAG gaaaaagagaagaagtacATGCTGCCTCTGGACAACTTGAAGCTGAGAGATGTGGAAAAGGGCTTCATGTCCAGCAAGCACGTTTTTGCCATCTTCAATACCGAACAGAG GAACGTGTACAAGGACCTCCGTCAGATTGAACTGGCCTGCGACACTCAGGAGGATGTTGACAGCTGGAAGGCTTCCTTCCTCAGGGCGGGTGTTTATCCAGAAAAAGACCAG CCTGAGAACGAGGATGCGATGAATTCCAGTGATACGGTGTCCATGGATCCCCAACTGGAACGGCAGGTGGAAACCATTCGCAACCTTGTGGACTCGTACATCAGCATTGTCAACAAGTCCATCAGAGACCTCATGCCCAAGACCATCATGCACCTCATGATTAACAGT GCGAAGGACTTCATCCACTCGGAGCTGCTGGCGTACCTGTACTCAGCCGGGGACCAGGGCAGTTTGATGGAGGAGTCAGCAGAGCAGGCTCAGAGGAGAGATGAGATGCTGAGGATGTATCACGCTCTGAAGGAGGCACTCGTCATCATTGGAGACATCAGCACCACCACCATTTCCACCCCGGTGCCTCCACCAGTAGACGATAACTGGATTCCCAAAGACCCAAG TCCTCCCCCGGTGTCCCGTCCTGCCGcatcaacagcgccccccccaTCCCGCCCCCCGACAGCGAGGGGCCCCACCCAGGGCCCGGCGGCGCCTCTCAACCCCACACCAGCATTTGGAGCCCCGCCGGTGCCGTCCCGACCCGGCCCTGCGTCTGCCTACGCAGGTGATGCCAACTCTGCTGCGGTGCCCCTCGTTCCCTCGAGGCCGGCCCGCGTGCCTCCCTCTCTCCCGCCAGGAATTCCCAG GCGGCCGCCACAAGTCCCTTCTCGTCCCAACCAGTGGTGA